Part of the Candidatus Marsarchaeota archaeon genome is shown below.
TTTTGGGATAGAAAGGCTATGGATAGTCAATCCGAAATGCAGGTATAACGGCAAGACTGCCATAAAATATTCAAAGCACGCCTATGGCCTCATCGCCAGGGCGCGGATATGCAAGTCTCTTGCAGAAGCTACAAAAGGCACTATGAGCATAGGGACCACAGCCATATGGCGCAAGGCCTCTTCTGGCTCAAGCAAGGTATATGAGCTTTCAGACATTGCAAAGCTGAAAGGCCTTGGGAACAAGAGAGTATCGCTAGTCATAGGCAGGGACACTACCGGGCTGACAAGCGCTGAGCTTTCCGAATGCGACGCGATCGTGTTCATAGGCGCAAGCCCCAGTTATCCTACGCTGAACATTTCGCACGCGCTTGCGATAATGCTTTACACGCTTTCTGGCAATCTGGATGCAGGGTTCAGCACGTTTGCGAAAGCCTCAGCTGCGGACAGCGGCGACATTGAAATGCTTTATAAGCTGTTTTCCTCATTCGTGGACCACAACAAAAAGATACGTAAAAAGGCGGCAGTAAAGCAGGCGTTCAAGCACATGCTGCAAAGATCTGCGCCAACAAAGCGCGAAGTGGCTACATTGCTTATTGCATTCACAAAGAAAACTTGAAAAGAAAAAGTAAAAGCGCCAGGTTCAAGACTTCGAAGCAGGCTTCTTTGACTTTATTATTTTTACCCTTGATGGAGCAAGTATGATTTTCTCCTTGTCTATCTGTGCTATGTCCCCGTCAATCTTGCCCACGTACTCCTTGAGCGTGCTGACAAGGCCGTTTAGTGTATTGACCCTGCTTGACATCTCGGAAACGTTAAGCAGTATTATATTCTTCTTGCTCAGCTCTGCCTCTATCAAGGCTATGTCATCTTCGCTTTTCAGCGTAACCGGCTTTATGTAGAAGTCAGCAGGTTCGTTTAAAACGTCAACGTTTTCCATCTCTTCGGAATTCATGTAGTCCTCAACATTGAGCTCCTTTGATGTGCCTAAGCCCTTGCCCATTCTGTCAAAAATACCCATTTAGTCACCTTTTCGTCGTCTATTACTATATGACATTAGTTATTTTAAATCTTTCTATAACTGACAATAGCAGAACAAACCGATTGCATTTTGCTCAAATGCAATGCGAAGCAGAAGATTCTTATATCAAAAATGAAAAAAGCTTTAAAAACATGCTATACTATTGTTAAGTGAGCATTGATGATATACTTAAAACGCGTATATGACAAGGTGGACATAAAAGACGGCACACGAATACTAATAGATAGGCTGTGGCCAAGGGGCGTAAGGCGCAGCACTTCGAACATAGACCTGTGGCTGAAGGACGTTGCACCAAGCGACGAGCTTAGGAAATGGTTCGCCCACGAAAAGGACAAATGGCCGGAATTCCAGAGGCGCTATAAGGAGGAGCTGCGTACGAACAAAGCTCTTGACAAGCTCATAGACATAGCGCTGAGCACAGAGCCGATAACGCTGCTTTACGCTTCTAGCGACAGCAGCCACAACAATGCAGTTGTGCTGTACAAAGTGCTGCAGCAAAGGCTTGAGAAGATAAAGAAGATATCTGCAACTAGCAAGGCCTGAAATCAAGCGCTTCAGAATAGCTTATAATGCTCCTTCATCATGCACCTGTTCATTATGAAAAGCATGCCATTGTCCTCAGCTATCTTTTTCGCTTCGTCGTTGAATATGCCCTCTTGGAGCCATAGGGCCTTAGCCTTTATCGCTACCGCCTGCTTTGCTATTTCTACAGTTTCAGGCGAAGGCCTGAACACGTCAACCACATCAACAGGGAATCCTATCTCCAAAAGGCTTTTGTATGCCTTCTCGCCCAATATCTCATCGGCGCTTGGATTGACAGGTATTATCCTATAACCAACGCTCTGGAGATAAGCAGGCACGTCATGGCTTGGCTTTCCCTCGTTTCGCGAGCATCCCACTACAGCAATGACATGGTATTTCGAAAGTATCTCATAAGCTACCTTGTCAGCTTCATCCTGCAATACCATTTAATCCAGTTATTAATCACCATAGGACTTAAATAAAGGTGCCTTTTATTTTGTAATTTAGCTTTTTTCATGCAAAAGATAAATAGGTGTAATTATGGAGGATTATGATGTTGTAGTGTGCGGGGGAGGACCTGCAGGGATAGGTGCTGCCTTTAGCGCTGCAAATATGGGGCTCAAAACCGCGATAATAGAAAGGCATTTCATGCTCGGCGGCAACTGGACGAACGGTTATGTCCTTTCCGTTCTTGGCATGTATACATATGACGGCGAAAACAAGATAGTCGGAGGGATTGCCGACGAGGTCGTCGCAGAGCTTAAGAAAAATGGTGGCACGGAAGGGCAGGCAGGAAACTTCGTTCCGTTCAGGCCTGATGAAATGAAGCTCACGCTCGACACACTTGCGAAGAAGAAGGGCATAACCGTTTATTATGGCAGCTTGGTAAAGAGCACAAAGAAGGACGGAAATCGCATATCATCTGTATATGTTTCTGGAAAGAGCAATACCGAAGTCAAAGGGAAGTTTTTTATAGATTCGACTGGAGATGCAGACATAGCATTTTATTCTGGGGCAAAAATCATGTCTGGAATGGAAAACTCTGGAATACACCAGCAGGCAACGCTGCCGTTTAGGATAGGCAATATAAATGAGGAGAGGATAATCCTGTTCGCAATAGAACATCAAAATTTTATATCTGTTAAAGTTAACGAGAAAGGCAGGCTGGAACGCTTCAGGGTTCTTCCAGATTTCGTAAAGCTAGCAAAGGAAAAATATTGGCTTTACTTGCCTTATGCGAATGCCGAATTCATGTTCAATACGAGCAAAAAAGGCGAATTCGTATGCAACGCTACCCACGTCAACATAGATGATTTCACTGACGGCAACCAGATGGCGAAAGCCATAGAAGACGCACGAGAGCAGATCATCTCTTCGATTGAGTTCTTCACGAAGGAGGTCAGCGGATTCGAAGACGCTTACCTTATCGATTCTGCACCATCTATAGGTTTGAGGGAAACCAGAAGGGCAGTCGGAGAATACGTCCTTAAGATGGACGACGTGCTGAACAACGCCAGATTTGAAGACGCAATAGCCAGATGTGGGCACCCGATAGAAGTGCATGATCCGAACAAAGGCGTAATCTATACGCACCTTAAAGGAGGCGACGGCTCCTTTTATGATGTTCCGTATCGTTCTATAGTAGTAAAGGGCATAGACAATCTTTTTGCCATAGGTAGATGCCTTAGCGCGGAATTCTATGCTCAGGCGAGCGCAAGAGTCACAGGCACAGCAATGGCAATGGGACAGGCAGCTGCATCTGCTGCGAAGATAGCTATAGACAAGGAGCTCAAAGCCAAAGATGTTCCGATAAAGGAGCTGCAGGAGCTGCTTAAAAAGAACGGCGCCATACTTTAAGTTTTAATGTATTTGTATAGGCACGTTAAGGGCCTTGAGGCAAGGTCAAATATACAAAAAATAAAAAGAAAGGGTGCGACAAGCGCACCTTGCTCAGCTGTATCTCCTCAGCCTTTTTTCTTTAATCTTCGTGCTGCAGAGCTTGCCTTTGTTGCAGCCTTGCGGACCAGCAGCATAGGTGACAAGATCATAGATATGAACTCCAGCACAAGCACCGCAGTCACACCAATTGCCATGGTGGAAAAGCTGCCGAAGTATCCGCCCAGTATTACCGGAACGAAAGCCACGCCGAGGTTCGTAAAGACGCTGTACATCGATGTAGCAAACCCTGCCTGTGCAGGATCTGATACATAGTTTGTTGTCGATGTCATTGCCATTGACCAATAGGCGTTTCCGAAGAAGCCGAACAGGAAGAACCCTGCAGCTATTGCGGCTATGGCGCTTGTGTACGAAAGCCCTAGCACCATGAGCAATGTTGCCACGAACATCAGCACGCCGGTAGATACCAAGCCAAGCCTAAACTGCCTGTATTTCTCGAACAGCGGCGGCAGTATTATTGCGCCTAGAGCCGAGCCGAGGAATGCGAGACCTCCCATGAGCCCGCCATACGACAGTGCGCTTGCAACGCTGAACTTGTGAAGTAGCAGCACCGTAGAGGCTATGCCTCCGAACATAACAGATATAGCAGATATGGAGAGGCCTACGTACCAGTTCTTTATCATTCCAGGCTTGAACGAGCCTTTAAGCGATTTGCCCTTGTAGAATGTGGGATATCCCTTTATTCCTACTGCTATCCATATGGCAGCTATTATGGCCAGGACTACTGTAGTCCACAGCGCACCGGACAATCCGAATGCCCCGAATATGCCAGGGCCTAGGAATGCACCAAATGCCATTCCGAGAAACAGCATTCCGACGCTTATTCCTATCACAGTGTGCGCCTTGTCCTTGAATATAGAATCTGCAACCGTGCCAACAGGTGCCATTGCAAGCGGATATGCTATTGCAGCGATTATTCCAGTTATTAGGAATGCGACATAGTTAGGAGATATTGCTCTTCCTATGAGTCCTATTACGGATATTATGGCTGCAGAATACAGTGCTGCTTTAACTGTGAATTTTGCCGATACGTATCCGGCAAGCAGACCAAGGACAACCATAGTATATCCATATGCCGATATTAGAAGTATTATTGATGTCAGGTTTACTCCAAAAACTTTGCCCAATACGGGAACCAACGGAGAAAGTATAAACCATCCGAATCCTATTGTAAACAATAGAAACCAATATGGAGCCAGTTTAGACCAATTTCCCATTTCCACACCATTCTTACATGTATTTTATGCACGTGCGTATACGTTTATAATTGGTTGGATATGTTTAAAAATGCTTGTCAGGCAACAAATATATGGCATCTGGCATGTATGTGATCTTAGACACGAGCTCAATGCTGTTTGCAATGGAATCCAGGAAAAGCGCAATAGACACTGTAGAGCTGGCGCATCCTGGCAAGCGCATACTCATATCAAAAGGCCTCATTAGGGAGCTTTCAGGCATAGGCAGCGGCCATGGTGCCAGGGCAGCACGGGCAAGGGCATGCCTTGAAATACTAAAACTTAAAAATGTTGAAGTTGATAATAATAGCGGAAATGTTGACAAATGGATACTAGCTAGGGCATGCCAGAAAGACGTCTACTGCGTTGTCACGAACGATACAGCACTCTTTAATAGGCTGCGTTATAAACATATAGCGGTATTCAAGCTTTCAAGGAGCGGTATGCTCAAATAAGCGGTGAACAAATGTACTATAGGTATTCAGTAAAAGACACGTTTAAAATGCCTCCAGAATATTTCGACAAGGATATAGAGACTGTTGCAGAAGACATGCTGCAAAGGAAGTATGAAGGCGCAATAGACAAGGACATGGGCGTGATAATAGCGATAACAAACGTCAGGAACATAAGCGACGGCATCATATATCCTGGAGACCCTACAACGCACCATGAGGTGGAGTTCGACGTGCTTACCTACATGCCTAAGGTCGATGAGGTAGTCGTGGGCGAGGTAACCGAACTTATAGATTTCGGCGCTTTCGTGCGCATAGGCCCATTGGAAGGTCTGGTGCATGTGTCACAAATAACAGATGAATTCATATCGCTTGACAAAAAGATACCTGCGCTTGTTGCGAAGAAGAGCGGGCTTACGCTGAAGAAGGGCGATATCATATATGCAAGGATATCTACAGTTAGCATGAAGAACTCGGTAAAGGATTCAAAGATAGCCCTCACGATGAAAAGCGAAGGCCTCGGCAAGCCGGAATGGATTGCAATGCTCTCAAGCAAGAACAAAAAGAAGTCAGCCCCAAGGGGCAAAAATAAGCGATAGCAATGGAAGGTTTGGTATGCAAGAAATGCAGGCTATTGATAAGCAACGGCAGCAAATGCCCAATCTGCGGCTCTACGGATCTTACAAGGAAATGGAGCGGCTATCTGATAGTGCTAAACGCTGACATGTCAGAAGTTGCAAACGAGCTTGGCATAAAGATAAACAGCACCTTTGCGCTAAATATAAGGGACTGAGCCCGTAGCAATTCGTTGCCAGGCATAAGGCTGCTTATTCTTCCTGCCGCTTTTCATTGCCTTCGCTTTTGTTGTACTCCTCCCTTACGTATACCTTGCCAAGCTGCTTTACGTAGGTGAATACCGCTGCGATCAGGCTTGCCCTGTTCACGAAGTAATCAGCATCTTTCTTTACCGACCCGTCATAAAAGATTTCAGCTTCATTGCCGTTTACGGCTATCTTCGTTGGCAGTACGTCGTAGGTTTTGCCGAGAGCCTCTATCATCTCCGTTTCAGTGCCCAGCTTGCTTACCACTTTGACCTGGTACTTTATCCTTTTCCCGGCATCCGGGTGGTTAGCATCCACTACCACCCTTCCAGACCCGACGCTCACTACTGTGGCAGCAACATTGTCTATGTTGAGCCTCATGCCTGGGCGCGGGTCTATTTTCTGCGCCCTGAACTGCGCGATTGGCATCACCTTCACAAGGTCCTCGATCCTTTCGCCAAACGCATCCTTTGGCTCAAGCGTAAACTCCTTCTTTTCCCCAGTATTCATGGTCCTGAGCTCGGATTCAAGCCCCTTGACTACTGCATTCGAGCCAATAACTACAAGCACAGGGCCGTATTTTGCATCCTTGCTGTATATGTCCGCATCTTTTGCGACCTTCTCGTCAGTTGTGGCAAGAACGTTGCCGTTGACGGCATCCCAAGCAGTATACTCTATTTCTAGAAAATCTCCATCTTTGAAAGCCATTGCATTACCTCTAAAGAATAGCAAATTATTTTATCGCCATAACTATAAAAAGCTTTCAAAAGATAAGAATAAATAATATAACATGGGTTAATGCTTATCTGACAAATCTAGCTGGTGCCATCATGGAAAAGAAGACAAAAAACGCCATACTCTTCATAGGCTCGCTCCTAGTTGCCATAATGTTCATTACATCATATGCTGCTTCTTCGAATAACAACAACGCAATAACCACTACAGTAAAGCCAAAGAGCACATCTGGCTATTTTGCTTCGGGTTATGCAAATGCGATAGTAACGGATTATTCGCCAACTGTGCTGATAGCCGTCAAGCCAAGTGCGGCAAACAGCATAATGCCTGCGCTGTCAGATTATCTTTCGGCGCTCGAGGCAAATGGTACCATAGAGCAATACGTGCCTGAGAACAACGCCTTTCTGGTGGAGCAGAATTCCAGCTCTTACGCATATGCGCTTCAAAGCGACCTTTATTCGAGGTTCCAAAACAACATAACGCTGAATACAAGCGTATACCTGCAGCTGCCCAAATATGCAAAACTCACTGTCGGCACTTACACATACGAAGCGCTAATGGGAAACAGTACATACGCCCTGCATATAACCCCGCTGCCTAAACTGAATTCTACAGTTTATGTAAAGATAAACACCCTTGTATCCGCAAACGGCACAGTGATGCCTTCGAGCACTCAAATATATGCGGTGAAATGAATGATGAATGACAGCTTGAAGGCTGCCATAAGGAAGTACGCTTTGAAAAATGCTATGGACTATGGCAAGGCTTCAGTTCCCAGCGTCCTCAACAAAGTGATGGTGCAGGCCAAAGAGGCCGGAATTCCTGTAAGCGAGCTCAAGGCATATGTAGAAAGCACTGTAGCTGAAATAAACTCTATGGGCGCTTCCGAAATCGAATCAGAGTATGCAGCATACAAGGCGGAATTCGACATAAGGGATGCGGAGAAGCATGAAAAAAGCTCCAAGCCTAAGATGGAGCTCCCCGGCGCAGAGATCGGCAATTTTGCCACAAGGTTCCCGCCAGAGCCAAACGGGTACCTGCACATAGGCCATGCAAAACCGCTGTTTCTGGAGGACGCCTTCCGAACCATTTACAAAGGGAAACTATTCCTTTATTTCGATGACACGAACCCAAAGAACGAAAGCCAAGAATACGTCGATGCGATAAAATTCGATCTTGACTGGCTTGGCGTAAAGTTCGACAAAGAGTATTACGCAAGCGACAATATAGAGAAGATATACGGTTTTGGCAGGCAGCTCATAAAGGATTCTGGCGCATATGCGTGCTCATGCTCCGAAGACAAGATAAAGGAACTGCGCTTTAAGGGCATAGAATGTGAGCATAGGTCCAGGCCTCCAGAGGAATCGCTTGATATATTTGACAAGCTGGTATCAGGATCTTATGAAGAAGACAAAATCGCCATAAGGTTCAAAGGGGACATGAAAGCGGCCAATACGACTTTGCGGGACCCTACGATTTTCAGGGTGGTCAAAGCAAGGCATTACAGGCAGGGCGACAAATATTCGCTATGGCCTACATACTCATTCAACACGCCGATAAACGACTCTATAAACGGCGTTACGGACGCGATAAGGAGCAAGGAGTATGAGCTTGCCAATGACTTATACTACATGGTATTAAATGCGCTGCATTTGAGGCTACCTAGAGTGCACCTTGAAGCACGGCTAAATATAGAGGGCAACGTGACTTCGAAAAGAAAGATAGTAAAGTTCATGCGCGAGGGCCTGCTGTCAGGCTTTGACGATCCCAGGCTCGTAACAATAGCAGCATTGCGCAGGCGTGGCGTGGTCCCAGAAGCCATAAAGAATTTTGTCCTGCGTACAGGCATGAGCAAGGTTGACAGCACATTCAAGCTTTCAATGCTCCTGGATGAAAGCAAGCGTGCAATTGATCCGGTTGCAAAGAGATTGTTCTTTGTCCCAGACCCTGTGGCGCTGCAAATAGAGGCTTTCCAGGCCAAGGCGAGCATACCGCTGCATCCTACTTCAAAAATCGGAAGCAGGGATTACGAGGTAAAAGGCACAGTATACATATCAAAGGCAGACGCATCAAAATACAAAGGTTCTAGCATAAGGCTAAAGGGCCTGGGTGTGTTCCGCATAAGCGGCTCTGACCCTTACAGGGCAGTGCCCGAAAGCGAGAAATCGGCATACGTCAACACAATACAGTGGATACCTGGAAGCAATGCAGTCAAATGCAAGATATTAATACCGCATGACCCAATGGATGGGGATGAATTCAGGAAAGATAGCTTGGAGTATGCCTATGGACTTGCAGAAGACTATGTCAGGAGCCTCGAAGTGCACGAAACCGTGCAGTTCGAAAGGTTCGGCTTTTGCACGCTTGACCGGATCGATCCGACGGAATTCATATTCCTGACCAAATAGGCACAACCGCAAGCTACGGATCAGTGTGCGCTTCTGCCATATATGGTTTCGTGCAGTGAAAGAACAGACGGGGTTGAAACGTATTTCACTGTATTGTCTATTAGGAGCCTTGCCTCCTTCAGCCTTTTCTTTTTGAATAGCGCATGCGCTGCATAAGCCATTGCATTGATTGAGAAATTCTCGGTGTTCATGAGTGCTGTTGCATTCTTCAGCGCGTCGTCATACTGCCCAAGGCCGGTGAAAAGCGCCATCTTCAGGTAGTTTATGGCAAGCGAGCTTTTGTGCGCCTCAAGCGCTTCAATGTAATGCTTCGCCTGGGTATAATCCCCAAGCTTTATGCTTGTAATTGCCACCATATAATCAGTGCTCAAGGCCGGAGAGTCCTTCGAAGCAGCCTTAGCAAGCTCTATGGACCTGTAGAGGTTAAGCCTGGCATCCGCGTATATCGCAGAAGCAAGCCTCCTATGCTCAGCGTTGTCATCCATAAAGCCCGGCTTGTCATATCTTATCAGGGCCGTTTCATAATTTGATTTTGATATGAGTATTATGCCTTTCAGGTAAACAAACCAGTAGCTCTTTGTCGTGCTGAAGGCGCCATCGCATGCCTGGAGCGCTTTGTCGTAGTCCTGTGCAGCGTAAGCATCATGTATCGCAGAAGTAAGCGCATCGACCTGCTGGTCCGTAATACCTTTGGCAGGATATATTATTGCTTCGCATCCAGAGCAAATGCAATAATCGCCAGCATACAACGTTTTTGTCTTGCAGTAATTGCATGTTGCTATTTTGCCCTGCGCTGCGACTGTGCTGGCGGCCTTCAAGTAATCAGATACGTTCATTAAATCCACATGCGTGAGTATACATATGCGTTTCTAATCGTGCCTTTTGCACTGATATTTGTTTTCCATATTGCATTGCGACTATAACTATAAATCTGTTTATATTGCGCCATGCCTATCATGAAACCGCTGCTGCAGCATAATGCGCTATTGCAATTTTTCTAGCACTACGAAAAGGTGCAACTGGTCATAAGGCTCCAGCTTCACTTTTTCTACCACCTTGAAAGTGCCTGAAAGCTTTTCAAGCACTTCCTGATATATTTGCTCAGGGCTTCTTGAAATGTCTATGCTCTGGGACTTTATAGCAAGATAGGCAAAGCCGCCGCTCTTCAGGAATCTGGAGTTTGAAAGCAGTATCTCAGCCTGCTCCTTTGAGGATACGTCCTGGTACACTACGTCGCAGTCCTTTACGAAGCGCGCATACGCATCTGTGAATCTTGCGTCTGCAAGTATGGGCAGCATATTCTTCCTCTTTTCGCAAACTGCGACAAGCTTCCTCATATTGCGATCTGAAAGCTCCACGCAGTAGACTTCTCCTTCATTAGACACGATATCGCTTACGTGGCTTGCCGTAGTGCCTGTTGCAGCCCCAAGGTAGAGCACCGATGCGCCCAGCTTTATGCGCATATTGCTCATGCCATTCATAAGCGCAGCCGAAAGCTTGCTCCTGTACGGGTTCCAAAGCCTGTACTCAACGCCGTCCTTGCTATAAAGCTCCTCGCTATAGGACTTGAATCCCTTAACAAGATTTATCGTAGCAAGCTTGCCATCAAGCGAATAAACCCCGTCAAACAGTTTTTTTACTTCCATAGTATCAAGCCAATTGACATATGCTTTAATGAGTTGGCTGCATGCCATTCCAGCAATTCATGTTAGAGCTTCGTGCATCACTGCACCGGAACAATCAGATAAGTTTGTATAAAAGGTATAAAATCCATTACGGTCTGATGGCCTTTGCCACTTGCACGCGTTTTGCAGCATCCTTCAGATCCCAAGCTGGCGCCACACGGTTTCCATCAGCAGTATTACCTCCTCTTCTTCATCCTCGGTCCCGTTTCTTGCATTTTTCTGGTTCTGCAGCAAGCCTTGCAAATTCATGCGCCTTAGCCAAAGGCCCCTTCGCTTAGCAGAATGTGCAAGCACGTAGCTCAGCTCATCCGTAGCCATGCCGAACAGCTCGTTTGCCTCTTCCTCATCGCCAATTTCAGAGCATTTTTTTGCCTTTTCGAAATAGCTCACTGCCCTATCGAGCCGCCTGCGCAATGCACCATTGCCTACCCTTCCGCGCAAAACGCTTTTTATTCCCATTGCCACCACCTTAGAATAGGACTCAAAACAGGTTTAAATAATTTCGTTACCGAATTAAATAAGGGAATACCAAAACTGATACTTATGGTTGAAAACATCGTCATAACCAAGCTTCTTTACGACCTTATACCTATAGCCATGTCGCAGCTTGACGAGCCCGCAGCTGAAAAGGCTTTCTCAAAGAGCATAACCGAAATATTCGGCATAGATGAAGTCAGGATCAGGCGTTCAGAAGAAAAGCTGACGGGGGTAGACAGCCTTGACGGATACGTCTTAAATACAAAAAAGGCTTATGTGGACAACCAGCTTAGCGAATATTCAGAGTTTCCAAGGCTTATAGACTACAAAAACGCAGGCTATTCTAGCTGTGCAGTCCTGCCCATATCGGCTCCGGGAAAAAGCATAGGCGTGCTTGAGCTTTTGTCCAAAACGGAAAACAGGTTCAGCGAAGAAATGATCAGTACCATCGCCATAGGCGCGGCATTCATAGGGCTGGCATTGAATGCCAAGGCCGAAGCGCGCATGAGCAAAAGTTTGGCATCATACTTCGACTCTGCGTTCAGCTCCCCTGGGCCTAAGCTTCTTGTCAACTCCAGCGGAGCCATAATAAAAGCAAACAAAAGCGCGATAGCGATGTTTTCGATAAACCAGTCGAGGCAGCCTGACATAAGCTCCCTCGGCCTGAAGATGGAAGAGCTTTCTGCAGCGCCTGATGCGAAGCCGCTGAGGAAGCGCATCATAGCAGGAGGCTCACAAAAGCTATTCGAAATTTACACTTCAAAAGCAAGCCAGAATTCCATACACCTGGCATTTGAGGAAATAACAGACTCAGAGCGCAACAGCGGCATCGGAGCAGCAATAGCCCTGTCAAAGAGCGTAGCTGCAATGAGCCTTGACGATAACATGGTTGTAGTAGACGGCGTAGGCTCCGACTCTTCAAACGCCCAGATAATAGATTCGCTGAAAGGCAGGAGCATAGCCGAAGCGCTGCAGCCTGCCATATCAGAAAAGCTCATTTCAGAGCTTAAGTCGCATGGCAGGGCAATGCTTCCTGCAACATTGGCCTACAATGGCCAAAACAACCCTGTATATTTGTCTATTGCGAAGTATGGCCTCGGCTACATATGCATAATAACCAGTGCAGCGCTTGAGGAATCAGTGCGCAGGCTGTCAGAAAATATCAAGGATTTCATAAATGCAACATCAGACATCATGCTTGTCATAGACGATGCAGGAATAATAACCGATGCGAATCTTCCGGCAGAGCAGTTCCTTGGATACAAAAAGGAGGAGCTTTTTGGAAAGGCCATACGTACACTCTACTCCGAATACGAAATTCTCGACAGGGACCTCTCATACGTCAAAGGTGGCGGCAGGGTGGACGGAAGCTACGTTAACCTGATAAAAAAGGGCGGCGACCTGCTGCCGGTTTCATATTCGCTGCGCTTGATGTCTGACGGCTATTCGTACAACTACGCGATATTGATGAAGGAACTCCAGACGAAGCGCGCGCTAGAAGACCTGGAATCCATTGCAAGGACCCAGGAGGGCTTGGCCAAGAACTTCAGGACTGTGAGCGATCTCAAATCCCAGTTCATATACAACATAGCCCACGAGCTTAAGACGCCCCTGACAAACATAAAGGGCTTTGCGAAGCTGATGTATGATGGGGAATTCGGCCAGCTGAACGACGACCAGAAGGAATATCTGAAGACGATACTTGATGAAAGCGAAAGGCTTATGCTCATAATAACGCAGGTGCTTGACGCTGCGAAACTCGATGCCAATAAGGTAAAGCTCGACCTTAAGGAAGTTGACCTAAAAGAGCTTTACAACAACCCTAGCGTGAAGGCTCTCGAGGAATCTGCAAGGAACAAGGGGCTTGCGTTTGAATGGAACGTCGCATATGATACGCCGCTGATAACTGCAGACCCGAACAGGCTGATACAGGTATTTGTGAACCTTATAGGCAACGCGATAAAGTTTACTGAAAACGGCGGCATTACTGTCAAGATATCCAAATCAAGCAAGCGCAGCGTAATGTGCGAAGTGATTGATACCGGGATAGGCATAAGCGACGATGACAAAAGGAAGATATTCAAAAAATTTTACCAGGCTTCGAAAAAGGGCCTGGTGAAGCAGGACGGCAGCGGGACCGGGCTCGGCCTTGCCATAACAAAAGAGATAGTTGATTTGCACAAGGGCAAAATAAGATTCGATTCCGTGCTGGGCAAAGGCAGCAGATTCTGGTTCACCCTGCCAATAAACCAAAGCCAGAGGCAGAAAAAACGTGAATGAACGCTTATTCTACGTATATCCCGCAAGCCCCTCCAACGTGCTCCGCA
Proteins encoded:
- a CDS encoding ATP-binding protein is translated as MVENIVITKLLYDLIPIAMSQLDEPAAEKAFSKSITEIFGIDEVRIRRSEEKLTGVDSLDGYVLNTKKAYVDNQLSEYSEFPRLIDYKNAGYSSCAVLPISAPGKSIGVLELLSKTENRFSEEMISTIAIGAAFIGLALNAKAEARMSKSLASYFDSAFSSPGPKLLVNSSGAIIKANKSAIAMFSINQSRQPDISSLGLKMEELSAAPDAKPLRKRIIAGGSQKLFEIYTSKASQNSIHLAFEEITDSERNSGIGAAIALSKSVAAMSLDDNMVVVDGVGSDSSNAQIIDSLKGRSIAEALQPAISEKLISELKSHGRAMLPATLAYNGQNNPVYLSIAKYGLGYICIITSAALEESVRRLSENIKDFINATSDIMLVIDDAGIITDANLPAEQFLGYKKEELFGKAIRTLYSEYEILDRDLSYVKGGGRVDGSYVNLIKKGGDLLPVSYSLRLMSDGYSYNYAILMKELQTKRALEDLESIARTQEGLAKNFRTVSDLKSQFIYNIAHELKTPLTNIKGFAKLMYDGEFGQLNDDQKEYLKTILDESERLMLIITQVLDAAKLDANKVKLDLKEVDLKELYNNPSVKALEESARNKGLAFEWNVAYDTPLITADPNRLIQVFVNLIGNAIKFTENGGITVKISKSSKRSVMCEVIDTGIGISDDDKRKIFKKFYQASKKGLVKQDGSGTGLGLAITKEIVDLHKGKIRFDSVLGKGSRFWFTLPINQSQRQKKRE
- the gltX gene encoding glutamate--tRNA ligase translates to MMNDSLKAAIRKYALKNAMDYGKASVPSVLNKVMVQAKEAGIPVSELKAYVESTVAEINSMGASEIESEYAAYKAEFDIRDAEKHEKSSKPKMELPGAEIGNFATRFPPEPNGYLHIGHAKPLFLEDAFRTIYKGKLFLYFDDTNPKNESQEYVDAIKFDLDWLGVKFDKEYYASDNIEKIYGFGRQLIKDSGAYACSCSEDKIKELRFKGIECEHRSRPPEESLDIFDKLVSGSYEEDKIAIRFKGDMKAANTTLRDPTIFRVVKARHYRQGDKYSLWPTYSFNTPINDSINGVTDAIRSKEYELANDLYYMVLNALHLRLPRVHLEARLNIEGNVTSKRKIVKFMREGLLSGFDDPRLVTIAALRRRGVVPEAIKNFVLRTGMSKVDSTFKLSMLLDESKRAIDPVAKRLFFVPDPVALQIEAFQAKASIPLHPTSKIGSRDYEVKGTVYISKADASKYKGSSIRLKGLGVFRISGSDPYRAVPESEKSAYVNTIQWIPGSNAVKCKILIPHDPMDGDEFRKDSLEYAYGLAEDYVRSLEVHETVQFERFGFCTLDRIDPTEFIFLTK
- a CDS encoding fibrillarin-like rRNA/tRNA 2'-O-methyltransferase; translation: MEVKKLFDGVYSLDGKLATINLVKGFKSYSEELYSKDGVEYRLWNPYRSKLSAALMNGMSNMRIKLGASVLYLGAATGTTASHVSDIVSNEGEVYCVELSDRNMRKLVAVCEKRKNMLPILADARFTDAYARFVKDCDVVYQDVSSKEQAEILLSNSRFLKSGGFAYLAIKSQSIDISRSPEQIYQEVLEKLSGTFKVVEKVKLEPYDQLHLFVVLEKLQ